A single region of the Kryptolebias marmoratus isolate JLee-2015 linkage group LG10, ASM164957v2, whole genome shotgun sequence genome encodes:
- the slc2a2 gene encoding solute carrier family 2, facilitated glucose transporter member 2, with protein METGKQITGTLVVAVFTAALGSLQFGYSLGVINAPQKIIEKHYAMALGMWSERSELSVNGTKKNGSSETVKNPYVVMYWSLSVAIFSIGGMVSSFLVGFVGDLRGRVKGMLMVNILAIAAGLLMGLCKMWKPHIMVILGRAIMGFYCGLTSGLVPMYIGEIAPKAYRGALGTIHQLATVIGILISQIIGLDFILGNDEMWPLLLGLSGAPALLQSLLLPLCPESPRYLYILLGKEQEARRSLHRLKGACDLTLDLEEMKREKEEADREARVSFRSLIFSSVYRKQLFVALMMHLSQQLSGINAIFYYSTAIFSQAGVSQPIYATIGVGAINTIFTLLAVVLVDKAGRRSLTLIGLGGMCCCAVAMTVGLKFQNHFSWMSYVSMLAIFLFVSFFEIGPGPIPWFIVAELFSQGPRPAAIALAGCCNWTSNFIIGMAFPYIQAWLDCYVFILFAVLLFGFTVFIYLRVPETKGKSFEEIAAIFQKKRKTSTDNAELQQLKTSSDA; from the exons ATGGAGACAGGAAAG CAAATAACAGGAACACTTGTTGTGGCTGTGTTCACAGCCGCTTTGGGGTCCCTGCAGTTTGGGTACAGTCTAGGAGTCATTAATGCACCCCAGAAG ATCATTGAGAAACATTATGCCATGGCCTTGGGTATGTGGTCTGAGAGGTCTGAGTTGTCAGTAAATGGGactaaaaaaaatggttccTCAGAGACTGTGAAAAACCCCTATGTGGTCATGTACTGGTCACTGTCAGTGGCCATCTTCTCCATCGGTGGCATGGTATCCTCCTTCCTGGTGGGTTTTGTGGGAGACCTAAGGGGCAG GGTGAAGGGAATGCTGATGGTGAATATTCTGGCTATAGCTGCTGGACTGTTGATGGGTCTTTGCAAGATGTGGAAACCCCACATCATGGTCATCTTAGGCCGTGCAATCATGGGCTTCTACTGTG GGTTGACATCTGGATTAGTGCCTATGTACATTGGAGAGATTGCACCCAAAGCATACAGAGGGGCTCTGGGAACTATACATCAGTTGGCTACTGTTATTGGGATCCTAATCAGTCAA ATAATAGGTTTGGACTTTATACTTGGTAATGATGAAATGTGGCCCCTGTTACTTGGTCTATCTGGAGCTCCTGCACTATTACAGTCCCTTCTGCTGCCTCTATGTCCGGAGAGCCCACGGTATCTTTACATCCTGCTTGGCAAAGAGCAAGAAGCCCGGAGAA GTTTGCATCGACTAAAGGGAGCATGTGATCTGACTCTTGATCTGGAAGAGATGAagagggagaaagaggaggCTGACCGGGAGGCAAGGGTCTCTTTTCGATCTTTG ATCTTCTCCTCTGTGTATagaaagcagctgtttgttgcCCTCATGATGCACCTGTCCCAGCAGTTGTCTGGCATTAATGCG ATCTTTTATTACTCTACAGCGATCTTTTCGCAAGCTGGTGTGAGTCAGCCCATCTATGCAACAATAGGAGTTGGTGCCATCAACACAATTTTTACCCTGTTGGCT GTGGTACTTGTAGACAAAGCTGGAAGGCGCTCTTTGACTTTGATTGGTCTGGGAGGTATGTGCTGCTGTGCGGTTGCCATGACAGTGGGCCTTAAGTTCCAG AATCACTTCTCATGGATGAGCTACGTCAGTATGTTGGCTATCTTCCTCTTTGTGAGTTTCTTTGAGATCGGTCCTGGTCCAATCCCATGGTTTATAGTTGCCGAACTGTTCAGCCAGGGACCTCGGCCTGCAGCCATCGCTCTTGCGGGCTGCTGCAACTGGACCAGTAACTTCATCATAGGCATGGCCTTTCCATACATCCAG GCTTGGTTGGATTGTTACGTGTTCATCCTGTTTGCTGTGCTGCTTTTTGGCTTcacagtgtttatttatctcCGCGTCCCTGAGACCAAGGGCAAAAGCTTTGAGGAGATTGCTGCCATATTTCAGAAGAAACGAAAGACTTCAACAGACAACGCTGAATTGCAGCAGCTCAAAACATCATCAGATGCTTAA